A window from Manis javanica isolate MJ-LG chromosome 10, MJ_LKY, whole genome shotgun sequence encodes these proteins:
- the OR2AE1 gene encoding olfactory receptor 2AE1, whose translation MSHLISTSCSPRTEKGEMWQRNWTSPADFILEGLFGDSLTHRLLFSLTMVVFLVAVSGNALTILLICADPRLHTPMYHLLSQLSLMDLMHVSTTIPKMATNYLSGKKSISFVGCATQHFLYLSLGGAECLLLALMSYDRYVAICHPLRYTILMNREVGLMMALMSWLGASINSLIHTAILMHFPFCGPRKIHHFYCEFPAVMKLVCGDITICENTVYISSVLLLLFPIFLVSTSYVFILCSVIQLRSAGSKRNAFATCSSHLTVVSLWFGACIFSYLRPRSQHTPLQDKVGSVFNSIITPTLNPLIYTLRNKDIAKALRRVLGREIITPRVQLQLPGI comes from the coding sequence ATGTCACACTTGATCTCCACTTCCTGCTCCCCAAGGACTGAGAAAGGGGAGATGTGGCAGAGGAATTGGACCTCTCCGGCAGACTTCATCCTTGAAGGTCTCTTTGGTGACTCCCTCACCCACCGTCTTCTTTTCTCCTTGACCATGGTGGTCTTCCTTGTGGCAGTGAGTGGCAACGCCCTCACCATTCTCCTCATTTGTGCCGATCCCCGGCTTCATACACCCATGTACCACCTACTCAGCCAGCTCTCCCTCATGGATCTGATGCATGTCTCCACAACCATCCCCAAGATGGCTACCAACTATCTATCTGGCAAGAAGTCCATCTCCTTTGTGGGCTGTGCGACGCAGCACTTCCTCTATTTGTCTCTGGGTGGTGCCGAGTGTCTTCTGCTAGCtctcatgtcctatgaccgctatgttgccatctgCCATCCACTGCGTTACACCATTCTCATGAACAGAGAGGTGGGACTGATGATGGCTCTCATGTCATGGTTGGGAGCATCCATAAACTCCCTAATTCACACAGCAATTTTGATGCATTTCCCTTTTTGTGGGCCTCGAAAAATCCACCACTTCTACTGTGAGTTTCCAGCTGTTATGAAGTTGGTATGTGGAGACATCACCATTTGTGAGAACACAGTGTACATCAGCAGTGTCTTGCTTCTCCTCTTCCCAATCTTCCTGGTTTCCACATCCTATGTCTTCATCCTCTGCAGTGTCATTCAGCTGCGCTCAGCTGGCAGTAAGAGAAATGCCTTTGCCACTTGTAGCTCTCACCTCACTGTGGTTTCCCTGTGGTTTGGTGCCTGCATCTTCTCATATCTGAGGCCCAGGTCCCAGCACACTCCGTTGCAAGACAAAGTTGGTTCTGTGTTCAATAGCATCATTACTCCCACACTGAATCCTTTGATTTATACTCTCCGGAATAAGGACATAGCTAAGGCTCTGAGGAGAGTGCTGGGGAGAGAGATTATTACTCCAAGAGTGCAACTGCAGTTACCTGGCATCTAA